The following proteins come from a genomic window of Sorghum bicolor cultivar BTx623 chromosome 3, Sorghum_bicolor_NCBIv3, whole genome shotgun sequence:
- the LOC8056567 gene encoding histone H4, with translation MSGRGKGGKGLGKGGAKRHRKVLRDNIQGITKPAIRRLARRGGVKRISGLIYEETRGVLKIFLENVIRDAVTYTEHARRKTVTAMDVVYALKRQGRTLYGFGG, from the coding sequence ATGTCTGGGCGCGGCAAGGGCGGCAAGGGCCTGGGCAAGGGCGGCGCGAAGCGTCACCGGAAGGTGCTCCGCGACAACATCCAGGGCATCACGAAGCCTGCGATCCGGAGGCTGGCGCGGAGGGGTGGCGTGAAGCGCATCTCGGGGCTCATCTACGAGGAGACCCGCGGCGTGCTCAAGATCTTCCTCGAGAACGTCATCCGCGACGCCGTCACCTACACCGAGCACGCGCGCCGCAAGACCGTCACCGCCATGGACGTTGTCTACGCGCTCAAGCGCCAGGGCCGCACCCTCTACGGTTTCGGTGGCTAG
- the LOC8078505 gene encoding putative receptor protein kinase ZmPK1, with the protein MGRSVAIIHLASTLRLQQRGTMARYGTCLGFVLLLAVVVPCPSAPEPAQPHTLGTGSSLSVEDHGRPFLTSPDGTFSCGFQGAGENAFSFSVWYTDATEKTAIWTANPGAPVNGRGSRISFRRDGGLALDDANGSTVWESKTSGGGGADLTISLLDTGNLLISDRPSTATGGGGRRTLWQSFDWPTDTLVPSQPLTKDKKLVAGYFSLYYDNDNVLRLLYDSPNISSIYWPNNLMNDPFQNGRTTYNSSRIGVLDDDGVFLSSDNLGVHASDFGPGVKRRLTMDRDGNVRIYSMNASTGGWAVTWAALGQPCSTHGLCGQNALCEYQQPGLRCSCPPAYEMVDRQDWRKGCQPMFTVTNCSQPWSPEQQFKFLKLPHSDFYGYDLQFNQSVTFEYCKKLCLKMCLCVGFSYKLEGQGVCYPKSILFNGFTSSAFSGTIYLKVPIDFNASAPLVMARSAAGLACDPNNSVIVQRSEGTFSRTENNGTKWVYLFAFAGVLGVLDIIFIATSWWFLSSKQSILPSSLEAGYRMVTGQFRRFTYRELKDATGNFKEELGRGGSGVVYRGVLDKGKKVVAVKKLTNVAGGDEEFWAEMTLIGRINHINLVRIWGFCSQGKHKLLVYEYVENQSLDRHLFDTDRTTTTLPWRERYRIALGTARGLAYLHHECLEWVIHCDVKPENILLTREFDAKIADFGLAKLSKRDSAAAAAAGMPLSHMRGTTGYMAPEWALNVPINAKVDVYSYGVVLLEMVMGCRVCDQTTAAGERLDMSQIAQALRQVVASGNVEPLVDGRLQGQFHPRQALEMVRISLSCMEDRSNRPTMDDVAKALTACDDEDEHPAYR; encoded by the coding sequence ATGGGCAGATCAGTGGCCATTATTCACCTAGCTAGCACGCTCCGGTTGCAGCAGCGTGGAACGATGGCAAGGTATGGAACCTGTCTGGGCTTCGTCTTGCTGCTCGCCGTCGTCGTGCCGTGTCCGTCAGCGCCAGAGCCAGCACAGCCGCACACGCTAGGCACCGGCTCCTCCCTGTCGGTGGAAGACCACGGGCGGCCGTTCCTGACTTCCCCCGACGGCACTTTCTCCTGCGGCTTCCAGGGCGCCGGCGAGAACGCCTTCTCCTTCTCCGTCTGGTACACCGACGCGACGGAGAAGACTGCCATCTGGACGGCGAACCCCGGCGCCCCCGTGAACGGCCGGGGCTCTAGGATCTCGTTCCGCCGCGACGGGGGCCTAGCCCTCGACGACGCCAACGGCAGCACGGTGTGGGAGAGCAAGAcgagtggcggcggcggtgccgaCCTGACCATCTCCCTCCTCGACACCGGCAACCTCCTCATCTCGGACCGCCCGTCCACcgccaccggcggcggcggccgccgcacCTTGTGGCAGAGCTTCGATTGGCCGACGGACACACTGGTCCCGTCGCAGCCGCTCACCAAGGACAAGAAGCTGGTCGCGGGCTACTTCAGCCTCTACTACGACAACGACAACGTGCTGCGTCTCCTCTACGACAGCCCCAACATATCGAGCATCTACTGGCCAAATAATCTTATGAACGACCCGTTCCAGAACGGCCGGACGACATACAACAGCTCCAGGATCGGCGTcctcgacgacgacggcgtGTTCCTGTCGAGCGACAACCTGGGAGTCCATGCCTCCGACTTCGGCCCCGGCGTCAAGAGGCGGCTAACCATGGATCGGGACGGCAACGTGAGAATCTACAGCATGAACGCGTCCACAGGGGGCTGGGCGGTGACATGGGCGGCGCTAGGGCAGCCGTGCTCCACGCACGGGCTGTGCGGCCAGAACGCGCTCTGCGAGTACCAGCAGCCGGGACTCAGGTGCTCGTGCCCGCCGGCGTACGAGATGGTGGATCGGCAGGACTGGCGGAAAGGCTGCCAGCCGATGTTCACGGTCACCAACTGCAGCCAGCCGTGGTCGCCGGAGCAGCAGTTTAAATTCCTCAAGTTGCCGCACAGTGACTTCTACGGCTACGATCTGCAATTCAACCAATCCGTCACGTTCGAGTACTGCAAGAAACTCTGCTTGAAGATGTGCTTGTGCGTCGGATTCTCCTACAAGCTTGAAGGCCAAGGCGTCTGCTACCCGAAGAGCATTCTGTTCAACGGCTTCACGTCTTCAGCTTTCTCCGGGACGATCTACCTGAAAGTTCCTATCGATTTCAACGCCTCAGCGCCTCTCGTCATGGCACGGAGCGCCGCAGGCCTTGCCTGTGATCCTAACAATTCCGTGATCGTCCAAAGATCAGAAGGAACATTCAGTAGAACAGAAAACAACGGGACGAAGTGGGTGTACCTGTTTGCGTTCGCCGGAGTGCTGGGAGTTCTTGATATCATCTTCATTGCAACAAGCTGGTGGTTCCTCTCCAGCAAGCAGAGCATACTACCCAGCTCACTGGAGGCCGGGTACAGGATGGTCACGGGTCAGTTCAGGAGGTTCACGTACCGAGAGCTCAAGGACGCGACGGGGAACTTCAAGGAGGAGCTGGGCCGGGGCGGCTCCGGCGTCGTGTACCGCGGCGTGCTGGACAAAGGGAAGAAGGTGGTGGCCGTGAAGAAGCTGACGAACGTGGCGGGGGGAGACGAGGAATTCTGGGCGGAAATGACGCTGATCGGACGGATCAACCACATCAACCTCGTCAGGATCTGGGGTTTCTGCTCCCAGGGCAAGCACAAGCTGCTGGTGTACGAGTACGTGGAGAACCAGTCGCTGGACAGGCACCTGTTCGACACGgacaggacgacgacgacgctgccATGGCGGGAGCGGTACAGGATCGCGCTGGGCACGGCCAGGGGCCTAGCCTACCTTCACCACGAGTGCCTCGAGTGGGTCATCCACTGCGACGTCAAGCCGGAGAACATCCTGCTGACGCGCGAGTTCGACGCCAAGATCGCCGACTTCGGGCTGGCCAAGCTCTCCAAGAgggacagcgccgccgccgccgccgccggcatgcCGCTCTCTCACATGAGAGGGACGACGGGGTACATGGCGCCGGAGTGGGCGCTCAACGTTCCCATCAACGCCAAGGTGGACGTGTACAGCTACGGTGTCGTGCTGCTGGAGATGGTTATGGGGTGCAGGGTGTGTGACCAGACGACGGCTGCCGGGGAGCGCCTGGACATGTCGCAGATCGCTCAGGCCTTGAGGCAGGTGGTGGCTTCAGGCAACGTCGAGCCCTTGGTGGACGGGAGGTTGCAGGGGCAGTTTCATCCTCGGCAGGCGCTGGAAATGGTGCGGATTTCCTTGTCGTGTATGGAGGACAGGAGCAACCGCCCGACAATGGACGACGTTGCCAAAGCTCTCACAGCCTGCGATGACGAGGACGAGCATCCCGCGTATAGGTAG
- the LOC8056568 gene encoding putative receptor protein kinase ZmPK1: MARFLSLFVLPLLTLLPSSYASPQQMLRTGSSLLVEDYKQSFLTSPNADFSCGFYEVGGNAFSFSIWFTNTMEKTVVWTANPKSPVNGHGSMVSLNHGGNLVLTGVNGTVTWDSKTSSGKGTTVALLDTGNLIIRDSNGAVLWESFSSPTDTLLPFQALTKATRLVSGYYSLYFDNDNVLRLMYDGPDISSIYWPSADYSVFQNGRTNYNSTRVAVLDAEGYFLSSDGLNIKSSDWGTVIKRRLTVDYDGNLRMYSLNASDGKWIISWEAIAKMCDVHGLCGQNGICQSSPRFHCSCPPGHEMIDPHIWNKGCRPQFSKSCNNIEEFQFIKLPRTDFYGFDQTFNQSVSLEECSKICLDACSCSAFTYKKGPGLCYTKAVLFNGYSDPSFPGDNYIKLPKDLGISTSLVSRKSHLTCNRNIPEIVEGSASMYGMSSVDKKWTTYYVFAAILGALVLLFTGTSWWFLSSKQNIPKSMEAGYRMVTSQFRMFTHQELREATGKFKEEIGRGGSGIVYRGVLEDKRVVAVKKLTNFSHSEEELWAEMSIIGRINHMNLVRMWGFCSERQHKLLVYEYVENESLDRYLFGNVSSERLIAWSQRFKIALGTARGLAYLHHECLEWVIHCDVKPENILLTRDFEAKIADFGLAKLSKRGSSSFNLTHMRGTMGYMAPEWALNLPINAKVDVYSYGVVLLEILTGTRISSGITVDGMEIELRQFVQGLKQFLESGDVKDIVDHRLQGHFNPEQAKVMLQVGIACLEERNSRPTMNDIIIELLACADQDDHPAYSW; the protein is encoded by the coding sequence ATGGCCAGGTTCCTCTCTCTATTCGTTCTTCCCTTGCTCACCCTTCTTCCATCCTCATATGCTTCGCCCCAGCAGATGCTACGCACTGGTTCATCCTTACTGGTAGAAGACTACAAACAAAGTTTCCTTACCTCACCCAATGCTGATTTCTCCTGTGGCTTCTATGAAGTTGGAGGGAATGCTTTCTCCTTCTCTATCTGGTTCACCAATACCATGGAGAAGACAGTCGTGTGGACTGCAAACCCCAAGTCCCCGGTGAACGGCCATGGCTCCATGGTTTCGCTCAACCATGGTGGCAACTTGGTCCTCACTGGTGTCAATGGCACCGTGACATGGGACAGCAAGACAAGTTCTGGGAAGGGCACAACAGTTGCCCTTCTTGATACGGGCAACCTTATCATCAGAGACTCCAATGGCGCAGTTCTATGGGAAAGCTTTTCTTCACCAACTGACACCTTGCTGCCTTTTCAGGCCCTCACTAAAGCAACACGGTTAGTCTCTGGTTACTATAGCCTGTATTTTGACAACGACAATGTGCTGCGCCTCATGTATGATGGACCGGATATATCAAGCATCTATTGGCCAAGTGCAGACTACAGTGTGTTCCAAAATGGGCGAACAAATTACAATAGCACAAGGGTTGCGGTCCTTGATGCTGAAGGTTATTTCCTCTCAAGTGATGGGCTGAACATAAAGTCATCTGATTGGGGTACTGTAATCAAAAGAAGGCTTACGGTTGATTATGATGGAAACCTCAGAATGTACAGCTTGAATGCATCTGATGGGAAGTGGATAATCTCATGGGAGGCCATAGCAAAAATGTGCGACGTGCATGGGTTATGTGGACAAAATGGGATATGCCAGTCCTCGCCAAGATTTCATTGCTCATGTCCACCAGGACATGAGATGATTGATCCACATATTTGGAACAAAGGTTGTCGACCACAATTCAGCAAAAGCTGCAACAACATAGAAGAGTTTCAGTTCATCAAGCTCCCTCGGACTGACTTCTATGGCTTCGATCAGACCTTCAACCAGTCCGTCTCACTTGAAGAATGCAGCAAAATTTGCTTGGATGCCTGCTCCTGCTCTGCTTTCACATACAAGAAGGGACCTGGACTTTGCTACACTAAAGCTGTTCTCTTCAATGGCTATAGCGACCCAAGCTTTCCTGGTGACAACTATATAAAACTACCCAAGGATTTGGGCATATCGACATCCTTAGTCTCCAGAAAGTCTCATCTCACATGCAACCGGAATATTCCTGAGATTGTAGAAGGATCTGCAAGTATGTATGGAATGAGCAGTGTCGATAAAAAATGGACAACTTATTATGTGTTTGCAGCAATACTGGGAGCTCTAGTACTGCTCTTTACTGGTACAAGTTGGTGGTTTCTTTCCAGCAAGCAAAACATTCCCAAGTCAATGGAGGCAGGCTACAGGATGGTAACAAGCCAATTCAGGATGTTCACGCACCAAGAGTTAAGGGAAGCAACTGGGAAGTTCAAGGAGGAGATTGGAAGAGGGGGCTCTGGAATTGTTTACAGAGGAGTGCTCGAAGATAAGCGAGTAGTGGCAGTGAAGAAGCTAACGAACTTCTCACACAGTGAGGAGGAATTGTGGGCAGAAATGAGTATAATCGGGCGGATTAACCACATGAATTTAGTAAGGATGTGGGGTTTCTGCTCTGAGAGACAACATAAACTACTAGTGTATGAGTATGTGGAGAATGAATCACTTGACAGGTATCTATTTGGCAATGTAAGCAGTGAGAGATTAATTGCATGGAGCCAGCGATTCAAAATAGCATTGGGAACAGCAAGAGGCTTGGCCTACCTCCATCATGAGTGCCTTGAGTGGGTGATCCACTGTGATGTAAAACCAGAGAACATACTCCTGACACGAGATTTTGAAGCTAAGATAGCAGACTTCGGACTAGCCAAACTCTCAAAGAGAGGCAGCTCTAGTTTCAACCTCACACATATGAGAGGAACAATGGGGTACATGGCACCAGAGTGGGCGTTAAACTTGCCAATCAATGCAAAAGTTGATGTCTACAGTTATGGTGTCGTCCTTCTTGAGATTTTGACAGGTACTAGGATATCAAGTGGGATAACTGTCGATGGGATGGAAATCGAGCTTAGACAGTTTGTGCAGGGCTTGAAGCAATTTCTTGAGAGTGGAGATGTGAAGGATATAGTTGATCATAGACTGCAAGGTCATTTCAATCCTGAGCAAGCAAAGGTAATGTTACAAGTTGGTATAGCTTGTCTTGAAGAAAGGAACAGCAGGCCTACAATGAACGATATTATAATAGAGCTCTTGGCATGTGCTGACCAAGACGATCACCCTGCCTACTCGTGGTGA